In Jaculus jaculus isolate mJacJac1 chromosome 11, mJacJac1.mat.Y.cur, whole genome shotgun sequence, the following proteins share a genomic window:
- the Rhbdl1 gene encoding rhomboid-related protein 1 isoform X8: MLVALAQSNERGQVCYQELVDLVSATAPAPQISSKRSSSFKRAIANGQRALPRDGLLDEPGLGVYKRFVRYVAYEILPCEMDRRWYFYRHRNCPPPVFMASVTLAQIIVFLCYGARLNKWVLQTYHPEYMKSPLVYHPGHRARAWRFLTYMFMHVGLEQLGFNALLQLMIGVPLEMVHGLLRISLLYLAGVLAGSLTVSITDMRAPVVGGSGGVYALCSAHLANVVMNWAGMRCPYKLLRMVLALVCMSSEVGRAVWLRFSPPLPASGPQPSFMAHLAGAVVGVSMGLTILRSYEERLRDQCGWWVVLLAYGTFLLFAIFWNVFAYDLLGAHIPPPP, encoded by the exons ATGCTGGTGGCCTTGGCCCAGAGCAACGAGCGCGGCCAGGTCTGCTACCAGGAGCTGGTGGACCTGGTCAGTGCCACG GCCCCTGCCCCTCAGATCAGTAGCAAGCGCTCCAGTAGCTTCAAACGGGCCATTGCTAATGGACAGCGGGCACTGCCCCGGGATGGGCTGCTGGATGAGCCGGGCCTGGGCGTCTACAAGAGGTTTGTGCGTTATGTGGCTTACGAGATCCTGCCCTGTGAGATGGACCGCCGTTGGTACTTCTATCGGCACCGCAACTGCCCACCCCCCGTGTTCATGGCCTCTGTCACCCTTGCCCAG ATTATTGTGTTCCTGTGCTATGGGGCACGACTCAACAAGTGGGTGCTGCAGACCTACCACCCCGAATACATGAAGAGCCCTCTTGTGTACCACCCTGGACACCGCGCACGAGCCTGGCGCTTTCTCACCTACATGTTCATGCATGTCGG GCTGGAGCAGCTGGGGTTCAATGCCCTTCTGCAGTTGATGATTGGGGTGCCCTTGGAGATGGTGCATGGCCTACTCCGTATCAGCCTGCTCTACCTAGCGGGCGTGCTGGCAG GCTCCCTGACGGTCTCCATCACTGACATGCGTGCCCCCGTAGTGGGGGGCTCTGGTGGGGTTTACGCACTCTGCTCAGCACACCTGGCCAACGTTGTCATG AATTGGGCTGGGATGCGGTGTCCCTACAAGCTGCTGAGGATGGTGCTGGCCTTGGTGTGCA TGAGTTCCGAGGTGGGCCGGGCTGTGTGGCTGCGCTTCTCCCCGCCGCTGCCTGCCTCTGGCCCACAGCCCAGCTTCATGGCACACCTGGCTGGCGCAGTAGTGGGCGTGAGCATGGGCCTCACCATCCTGCGCAGCTATGAGGAGCGCCTGAGGGACCAGTGCGGATGGTGGGTGGTGCTGCTCGCCTACGGCACCTTCCTGCTCTTCGCCATCTTTTGGAACGTCTTTGCCTACGACTTGCTGGGTGCCCACatccctcctccaccctga